The Bombus affinis isolate iyBomAffi1 chromosome 17, iyBomAffi1.2, whole genome shotgun sequence genome includes a region encoding these proteins:
- the LOC126926085 gene encoding uncharacterized protein LOC126926085, producing MANCEEEQFSSEENLTLEELRNKLAQFNLPISGARSVLVARLNRAYGQPSPKEPANGKKTTEKQGSGAILKTKRDRDEDEDLEKLRTKELRECLASMGLERRGRKAELRVRLQAAMEEENTSSEEESDDESETEDDEEDERESKRNVRGIYQKPDKFRRYKTVSFQDVQDALEVFTGENNENINQWFEAFEETASMCRWTKEQKVIYAKKLMKGSAKIFVNYECHARTWRELKEGLIRKFSKKFNTWLIHRKLQETKKERDDEGCTAYMYRMLGIASQMNMEEAVKMRYTIDGIRDKEFNKTILYGAKSIKELKENLIIYEEQKSSIAESTMRPVRAKDDGRYKLS from the coding sequence atggcaaattgtgaagaggaacagttttcaAGTGAGGAAAATCTAACGCTGGAAGAATTAAGAAATAAGCTTGCACAGTTTAATCTACCAATATCTGGTGCAAGGTCGGTGTTGGTTGCCAGGCTAAATCGAGCATATGGACAACCAAGTCCTAAAGAGCCAGCAAACGGTAAAAAGACCACGGAGAAGCAAGGTTCAGGAGCAATACTAAAAACTAAGCGTGATCGAGATGAAGACGAAGATCTCGAGAAGCTTAGAACAAAAGAATTAAGAGAATGCCTTGCTAGTATGGGGCTAGAGAGGAGAGGAAGAAAAGCTGAACTACGTGTGAGACTACAGGCGGCGATGGAAGAAGAGAATACGTCGTCGGAAGAAGAGAGCGACGACGAAAGCGAAACTGAAGACGACGAAGAAGACGAAAGAGAAAGCAAAAGGAATGTGCGAGGTATATATCAAAAACCTGACAAATTCCGTAGGTATAAAACAGTAAGTTTTCAGGATGTCCAAGACGCCTTAGAAGTTTTTACAGGCGAAAATAACGAAAATATTAATCAATGGTTCGAGGCGTTCGAAGAAACTGCAAGCATGTGTAGGTGGACAAAAGAACAAAAGGTAATTTATGCAAAAAAGCTGATGAAAGGATCGGCAAAAATATTTGTGAATTATGAGTGCCATGCTAGAACTTGGCGTGAGTTAAAGGAAGGTCTGATAAGGAAGTTTTCGAAAAAATTTAACACTTGGCTAATACACCGCAAACTGcaggaaacaaaaaaagaaagagatgaCGAAGGATGTACAGCGTACATGTACCGAATGCTTGGTATAGCCAGTCAAATGAATATGGAAGAAGCAGTAAAGATGAGGTACACCATAGATGGAATAAGAGACAAAGAATTCAATAAAACAATATTGTACGGGGCTAAATCGATAAAAGAGCTAAAAGAAAATCTCATCATCTATGAGGAACAAAAATCCAGTATAGCAGAGTCAACTATGAGACCGGTGAGAGCTAAGGACGATGGGAGATACAAGCTGTCGTAA